From bacterium:
TCTTTTTTCGCCTCGACTTTTTTCCAAGCAAATCCGCGCACGCACGCCGCACATCCGAGAGGGCGTAGAATGTCTGGAGGGTTCCAGAGCGATTTCGTCCCATCCTTTTTCGACACGCGTGATCTTTTACTCGGCGTTTGATGGTCCCTTGCGCGAATCCAAGCATCGTAGCGAATGGCTTGATCGTTCCCCAGACCTCCCCATCCGCCTCGAACGTACCTTGGTCGTTGACCTCCGATATATCCTGGAGGAGATCCGCGCACGCACGCCGCACATCCGAGAGGGCGTAGAATGTCCGGGGGTGTCCAGTGCGATCTCTCCCCGTCCTCTTTCGACACGCGTGATTTTTTATCCGGTGTTTGATGCTCACTGGCGTGAGTCCAAACATCATAGCGAGTGCCCGAATCGTTCCCCAGATCTCCCTATCCGCCTCAAACGTACCTTGGTCGTTGACCTCCGGTACATCTTGGAGCAAATCCGCGCACGCACGCCGTACATCCGAGAGGGCGTAGAATGTCTGGAGGGTTCCAGAGCGATTTCGTCCCATCCTTTTTCGACACGCGTGATCTTCTATTCGGTATTTGATGGCAGCACTGCTGCACCCAAGCGTATCAGCGAATACATTGATCGTTCCCCACACTTCCCCATCCGCCTCGAACGTCCCACCGTCTCCCGCCCAGTACTCGATGTCGTCGAGCGCATCCATAACCACGATGCGTGGCTCTACGCCATCAGGGAGGAGGTAAGGTGATGCAATCACCTTTTTCCGTGGCTTGCGCGGTGGGTCACGCGGATCGCGTGGCTTACGTGGCTTGCGTGGTTTACGTGGTCCTGCATCTGGGCCAACGAGGATATCGAGTTCCCGCACTTCTTGTCCTGGTGCGGCGAAGAGGCGAGGTGCTGAGAGCGGCGCGATCGCTGCACGCTGGAAGTGTGCGTCGAGCACGAGCGCAACCTTGTGGGGATTGTCGCGCATGAGTCGCAGGACACGCCCCATGTACTGGAAGTAGAAGGTGCGCGATTTGGTCGGACGGAGCATGAGGCACACTTCGGCGTTTGGCGCATCCACTCCCTCGCGGAGGACCATGACCGATGAGAGATGTCGGATCTCGTTTCGGCGAAACCGGTCGAGCAAATCGCGTCGTTCGTGCGTCGGCGTGTTCGCGCTGATGCTCGCGGCGGGAATGCCGATCGCTCGGAGCGATGTCGCGAGGTGCTCACATGCGAGGATGCTCGGGCAGGCCGAAAAGGTCTGGCGATTTGGGAGATCGTACTCTCCATTGTGGTAGAGGCGAACGATTGTTTCCGTCATCGTGTGCCAGTGTGCGGCCATGCGCGCTTGGAGCTGCTGCTCGTTGTAGTCGGTTCCCGATGGTGTCTCCGCGCTCGCGACGCCATCGAGCGAGCAGTCGAACGTGATACGGCCCCAGGCGAACGGCGCGAGCCAGCCCTCCTCGATGCCCCAGCGTACGGATCGTTCGTCGATCTTCGTCTGGAAGTGCGTCGCAGCGAGTCGGTTGGGATCCGCGTAGAGCGTGCGGCCATTCTCCAGGAGCACCGCACGCGACGTGGGTTTGGCGACCGTCGTCAGGGAGTCCGGCGTTGCGGATAGTCCGATGATGACGCAGGCGTCAAACTGCGCGAGCGCGTGGCGCGCACGCGGGTGATATGCCCAGTGACATTCGTCCCAGATGATGATATGCGGCTGGAACTGGCGCTTGAACATCCCGGCCTTCTGCACGAAGCTCTCGTCGGTCGTCACTACGACGTTGGTGTACTCATAGCCGGGAAGCGCGATGACGTTA
This genomic window contains:
- a CDS encoding DEAD/DEAH box helicase family protein, coding for MHHRTIRKRFAAGIDALLAGAVALPHDLYPYQTEALQNTINWLLDLRGTKRGYIAHATGLGKTVLLSALIHACPKLRFLIVVPTKVLIEQTAPAITRFTKSMVGHVSSLKRIHDEDGNVIALPGYEYTNVVVTTDESFVQKAGMFKRQFQPHIIIWDECHWAYHPRARHALAQFDACVIIGLSATPDSLTTVAKPTSRAVLLENGRTLYADPNRLAATHFQTKIDERSVRWGIEEGWLAPFAWGRITFDCSLDGVASAETPSGTDYNEQQLQARMAAHWHTMTETIVRLYHNGEYDLPNRQTFSACPSILACEHLATSLRAIGIPAASISANTPTHERRDLLDRFRRNEIRHLSSVMVLREGVDAPNAEVCLMLRPTKSRTFYFQYMGRVLRLMRDNPHKVALVLDAHFQRAAIAPLSAPRLFAAPGQEVRELDILVGPDAGPRKPRKPRKPRDPRDPPRKPRKKVIASPYLLPDGVEPRIVVMDALDDIEYWAGDGGTFEADGEVWGTINVFADTLGCSSAAIKYRIEDHACRKRMGRNRSGTLQTFYALSDVRRACADLLQDVPEVNDQGTFEADREIWGTIRALAMMFGLTPVSIKHRIKNHACRKRTGRDRTGHPRTFYALSDVRRACADLLQDISEVNDQGTFEADGEVWGTIKPFATMLGFAQGTIKRRVKDHACRKRMGRNRSGTLQTFYALSDVRRACADLLGKKSRRKK